In Perognathus longimembris pacificus isolate PPM17 chromosome 23, ASM2315922v1, whole genome shotgun sequence, a single genomic region encodes these proteins:
- the Dctn5 gene encoding dynactin subunit 5, translated as MELSEQLYNKSEYIETASGNKVSRQSVLCGSQNIVLNGKTIIMNDCIIRGDLANVRVGRHCVVKSRSVIRPPFKKFSKGVAFFPLHIGDHVFIEEDCVVNAAQIGSYVHVGKNCVIGRRCVLKDCCKILDNTVLPPETVVPPFTVFSGCPGLFSGELPECTQELMIDVTKSYYQKFLPLTQV; from the exons ATGGAGCTGAGTGAGCAGCTCTACAACAAGTCAGAGTACATCGAGACG gCCTCTGGAAATAAAGTGAGTCGCCAGTCAGTGTTGTGTGGAAGCCAAAACATTGTTCTCAATGGCAAG ACCATCATCATGAATGACTGTATTATCCGAGGAGATCTGGCAAACGTAAGAGTTGGACGCCACTGCGTTGTGAAAAGTCGAAGTGTCATAAGGCCACCGTTCAAGAAGTTCAGCAAAGG tgTTGCGTTCTTTCCTTTACATATTGGGGACCATGTCTTTATTGAGGAAGACTGTGTGGTCAACGCCGCTCAGATTGGTTCTTATGTTCATGTGGGCAAGAACTGTGTGATT GGGCGCCGGTGTGTGTTGAAAGATTGCTGCAAAATTCTTGACAACACAGTGTTGCCTCCAGAAACTGTGGTCCCACCTTTCACCGTCTTCTCAGGATGCCCAG GACTCTTCTCAGgggagctcccagaatgcactcaGGAGCTGATGATTGATGTCACCAAGAGCTACTACCAGAAGTTTTTGCCACTGACACAAGTCTAG